From Chryseobacterium salivictor, a single genomic window includes:
- a CDS encoding Lrp/AsnC family transcriptional regulator yields the protein MDAKDRMILSLLQEDSTISVKEVSEKIGLTFTPTYERIKQLEKQNVIEKYVAILNREKLGLNIIVYCNIRLKEQSQKTLEDFEKHIESFEEVQEIISLSGEYDYMLKIIAKDINSYNDFAVNVISNSPNIWQYHSSIALHEVKKSTKFKLD from the coding sequence ATGGATGCCAAGGACAGAATGATTCTCAGTTTACTTCAGGAAGACTCTACAATATCGGTGAAAGAAGTTTCGGAGAAGATTGGTCTGACTTTTACGCCCACTTATGAACGGATCAAGCAACTTGAGAAACAAAATGTCATCGAGAAATATGTCGCCATCCTTAATCGGGAGAAACTCGGTCTGAATATTATCGTTTACTGTAATATCCGCTTAAAAGAGCAATCTCAAAAAACTTTGGAAGACTTTGAAAAACATATCGAAAGTTTCGAGGAAGTACAGGAAATCATCAGCCTTTCCGGGGAATATGATTATATGTTGAAAATTATCGCAAAGGACATTAACTCTTACAACGACTTCGCTGTTAATGTCATCTCTAACTCGCCAAATATCTGGCAATATCACAGTTCGATTGCTTTACATGAAGTAAAAAAATCGACCAAGTTTAAATTGGATTAA
- a CDS encoding aspartate carbamoyltransferase catalytic subunit, whose product MLRTADLSVEKINKLLQEAEEFSKGKVLKAKQEIYVSNLFFEDSTRTKTSFDVAERKLGLNVVPFDISASSVNKGESLYDTVKTMKSLGIDLCVIRHKKEKFYDEFKGIDIAIINGGDGTGNHPSQNILDLMTIQQEFGKFKGLKVGIVGDVKHSRVANSNAEVLRKMGAKVYFSGPEQWFDEGTIINGTYLSIDDLVKEVDVLMLLRIQHERHESDEKLNLSPEKYHRKFGLTKERETAMKKNAIIMHPAPINRGVEIDGELVECSRSRIFKQMENGVFARMAILKTALEAKGFEFEEVQ is encoded by the coding sequence ATGCTCAGAACAGCCGATTTATCCGTAGAAAAAATCAACAAATTACTCCAGGAAGCAGAAGAGTTTTCAAAGGGGAAAGTATTGAAAGCGAAACAGGAAATTTATGTGTCCAATCTTTTTTTTGAAGACAGTACGCGTACAAAAACCAGTTTCGATGTTGCCGAACGAAAGTTGGGACTAAATGTAGTTCCTTTTGATATCTCTGCAAGTTCCGTTAATAAAGGAGAATCACTTTACGACACGGTAAAAACCATGAAAAGTTTGGGAATCGATCTTTGTGTCATCCGTCATAAAAAAGAAAAATTTTACGATGAGTTCAAAGGAATTGATATTGCTATTATTAATGGTGGCGATGGAACCGGAAATCATCCTTCTCAAAATATTCTAGATTTAATGACGATTCAGCAGGAATTCGGAAAATTCAAAGGGTTGAAAGTCGGGATCGTAGGCGATGTGAAACACAGCCGCGTTGCGAATTCGAACGCCGAAGTTTTAAGAAAAATGGGAGCAAAAGTATATTTCTCCGGTCCGGAACAGTGGTTTGATGAAGGTACGATTATCAACGGAACTTATTTATCCATTGATGATTTGGTGAAAGAAGTGGATGTTTTAATGTTATTGAGAATCCAGCATGAAAGACATGAAAGCGATGAAAAGTTAAATCTCTCTCCCGAAAAATACCACCGGAAATTTGGATTAACCAAAGAACGCGAAACAGCAATGAAGAAAAATGCGATCATCATGCATCCGGCACCGATTAACAGAGGAGTTGAAATCGACGGGGAATTGGTAGAATGCAGCCGTTCCCGAATTTTCAAACAAATGGAAAACGGTGTTTTCGCCAGAATGGCTATTTTGAAAACCGCTCTTGAAGCAAAAGGATTTGAGTTCGAAGAAGTGCAGTGA
- a CDS encoding carbamoyl phosphate synthase small subunit — MKKKLILESGEVFRGKGFGADQDIEGEVVFNTGMTGYQELISDPSYCGQIVCMTYPLIGNYGINRDDYESIEPAIKGLIVKEVCDFPSNFRAQMDLDEFFKKRNLSGISGIDTRRLTRILRNAGVVKGKIVSEDADENTVIEDLKASILATDQVAQVSTKTSYANPGRGLKVVLVDYGSKLGILRELAQRDCDVTVVSQDTTAEEILLINPDGVMLSNGPGDPVDVKGATEMIQKLLGKVPIFGICLGHQLIGLACGAKTFKLKFGHRGGNHPVLDLKKNKVAITSQNHGYAVDQESLKKTDLEETHIALNDRTNEGLKHKIHPCFSVQYHPEASPGPEDANYLFDEFIEMMEEFKSKKLSK; from the coding sequence ATGAAAAAGAAATTAATATTAGAATCCGGCGAAGTATTCCGCGGAAAAGGTTTCGGAGCCGACCAGGACATTGAAGGCGAAGTCGTTTTCAATACGGGAATGACCGGCTATCAGGAATTGATCTCCGATCCTTCTTATTGCGGACAGATTGTTTGCATGACCTATCCGCTCATCGGAAATTACGGAATTAACCGTGATGATTACGAAAGTATCGAACCTGCGATTAAAGGTTTAATTGTAAAAGAGGTTTGTGATTTTCCCTCCAATTTCAGGGCACAAATGGATCTTGATGAATTTTTTAAAAAGCGGAATCTCTCCGGAATTTCTGGAATTGATACGCGGAGATTGACAAGAATTCTGAGGAATGCAGGAGTTGTAAAAGGAAAAATTGTGAGTGAAGATGCTGATGAAAATACAGTCATTGAAGATTTAAAAGCCAGTATTTTAGCCACCGATCAGGTTGCTCAGGTTTCTACAAAAACTTCGTACGCAAATCCGGGAAGAGGTTTGAAAGTTGTTTTAGTCGATTACGGTTCCAAACTCGGGATTTTACGGGAACTTGCTCAGCGGGATTGCGACGTGACCGTAGTTTCCCAGGATACAACCGCAGAAGAAATTCTGTTGATCAATCCTGATGGAGTCATGCTTTCCAACGGTCCTGGAGATCCGGTGGATGTAAAAGGAGCGACCGAAATGATTCAGAAACTTTTAGGAAAAGTTCCCATTTTTGGAATCTGTTTGGGACACCAATTGATTGGTTTGGCTTGTGGCGCAAAAACTTTTAAACTTAAATTCGGACACCGTGGCGGGAATCATCCGGTCTTGGATTTGAAGAAAAACAAAGTCGCCATCACGTCCCAAAATCACGGTTATGCCGTCGATCAGGAATCTTTAAAAAAGACCGATTTAGAAGAAACGCATATCGCATTAAACGACAGAACGAATGAAGGTCTAAAACATAAAATTCACCCCTGTTTTTCTGTGCAATATCACCCGGAAGCAAGTCCAGGACCGGAAGATGCAAATTACTTGTTTGATGAATTTATTGAAATGATGGAAGAATTTAAATCTAAAAAATTATCTAAGTAA